In Streptococcus sp. SN-1, a single genomic region encodes these proteins:
- a CDS encoding NADPH-dependent FMN reductase: MLKLIAIVGTNSKRSTNRQLLQYMQKHFADKAEIELVEIKDIPVFNKPADKQVPAEILEIAAKIEEADGVIIGTPEYDHSIPAVLMSALAWLSYGIYPLLNKPIMITGASYGTLGSSRAQLQLRQILNAPEIKASVLPDEFLLSHSLQAFNPSGDLVDLDVIKKLDATFDDFRIFVKITERLRNAQALLRKDAEEFDWENL, encoded by the coding sequence ATGTTAAAACTTATTGCTATTGTTGGAACAAATTCAAAACGTTCTACAAACCGTCAATTGCTTCAATACATGCAAAAACACTTTGCTGACAAAGCTGAAATTGAACTTGTTGAAATCAAGGATATCCCTGTCTTTAACAAGCCAGCTGACAAGCAAGTACCTGCTGAAATTCTGGAAATTGCTGCTAAAATCGAAGAGGCAGATGGCGTTATTATCGGTACTCCTGAGTACGACCACTCTATCCCAGCTGTTTTGATGAGCGCTCTTGCTTGGTTGTCTTATGGTATTTACCCACTCTTGAACAAACCAATCATGATTACAGGTGCTTCTTACGGTACACTTGGTTCATCACGCGCCCAATTACAACTTCGCCAAATCTTAAACGCACCAGAAATCAAAGCAAGTGTCCTTCCTGATGAATTCTTGCTTTCACATTCTCTTCAAGCCTTTAATCCAAGTGGAGATCTAGTAGATCTTGATGTTATTAAAAAACTGGATGCCACTTTTGACGACTTCCGTATCTTTGTAAAAATCACAGAAAGATTGCGCAACGCACAAGCCCTACTTCGCAAAGATGCTGAAGAATTTGACTGGGAAAATTTGTAA
- a CDS encoding NAD(P)H-dependent oxidoreductase, with translation MKFVGLVGSNYDQSYNRKLLEFIRRHFKLKFELEVLEIDEVPMFNQDEKWDESFQLRLLYNRITRADGVIIATPEHNHTISASLKSVLEWLSYEVHPFENKPVMIVGASYYDQGTSRAQVHLRKILDAPGVNAYTLPGNEFLLGKAKEAFDTEGNITNEGTINFLETCLDNFVKYVGVVSKLKKPKPIAPEDLYCTNSIATTIQGVDPDDPEWVEKAAELVGAVSGDTYVKLDHGILTVNQIDMFLKAMPFELTFADDNNQFLYFNNAHQDPNTMFGKRVRAQSGNRLGTVHGSLPDSRMKNVEWVVGVLRNGDQEYVRTIVPGTPEGVINTHNYQAMYYPDGSYAGINEIIFNFQPWLDWYLNTTGQRLVGGNAAAPAGGHGSADATSGASDSGDAGGHGGGADATSGASN, from the coding sequence ATGAAATTTGTTGGACTTGTAGGATCAAACTACGATCAATCATATAACCGTAAACTCTTGGAATTCATCCGTCGTCACTTCAAACTCAAATTTGAATTAGAAGTTCTCGAAATTGACGAAGTTCCAATGTTCAACCAAGACGAAAAATGGGATGAAAGTTTCCAATTGCGTCTCTTGTATAACAGAATTACTCGTGCTGATGGTGTCATTATTGCTACTCCTGAGCACAACCACACAATCTCAGCTTCTCTTAAATCTGTTCTTGAATGGCTTTCATACGAAGTTCATCCATTTGAAAACAAACCAGTCATGATTGTGGGAGCTTCTTACTATGACCAAGGTACTTCTCGTGCCCAAGTTCACCTTCGTAAGATTCTTGACGCCCCAGGTGTCAATGCCTACACTCTTCCAGGAAATGAATTCCTTCTTGGTAAAGCCAAAGAAGCATTTGACACAGAGGGCAATATCACAAATGAAGGAACTATTAATTTCCTTGAAACATGCTTGGACAACTTTGTAAAATATGTGGGAGTCGTTTCAAAATTGAAAAAACCAAAACCAATTGCACCAGAAGATTTATATTGTACAAATTCAATTGCAACTACCATTCAAGGTGTTGATCCAGATGATCCTGAATGGGTAGAAAAAGCAGCTGAACTTGTTGGAGCTGTTTCTGGAGATACTTACGTTAAATTAGACCACGGTATCTTGACAGTTAACCAAATTGACATGTTCTTGAAAGCAATGCCATTTGAATTGACATTTGCAGATGATAATAACCAGTTCTTGTACTTTAATAACGCCCACCAAGATCCAAATACAATGTTTGGTAAACGTGTACGTGCTCAATCAGGAAACCGTTTAGGAACTGTACACGGTTCATTGCCAGATTCTAGAATGAAAAACGTTGAATGGGTTGTCGGCGTATTGCGTAACGGGGATCAAGAATATGTCCGTACAATTGTGCCAGGAACACCAGAAGGCGTTATTAATACCCATAATTACCAAGCAATGTACTATCCAGATGGTTCATATGCTGGAATCAATGAAATCATCTTTAATTTCCAACCATGGCTTGACTGGTACCTCAATACAACTGGTCAACGTCTAGTTGGTGGAAATGCTGCAGCTCCTGCTGGAGGACATGGCAGTGCAGATGCTACATCTGGAGCTTCTGATTCAGGTGATGCTGGAGGTCACGGTGGTGGCGCAGACGCTACATCTGGAGCAAGTAATTAA